ATATGTTCGACAGCATCCGGAAGAACAAGCAGCCGAACTGCGGTATCGAGTTAGGCGTTCGTGTGCAGACTATGGTCAGCATGGCCGAGACCTCGTATCGCAAGAACAAGATGATGGTGTTTGACCAGTCTCGACTGAGGATGCGTGCGGGGTAGGAAGGCAAGAAGTCGACAATTGAGTGGAGGCAGTCCCGTCGGACTGCCTCCATTTTGTTTGCTACGAACGCGAAGAGCCGGTCGCGAACATCGGTCGAGGGTTCAGAAAATCCCTTGCCTTTGCGTAGGCTTCGTCGGTTTCGTAGATGACCAGCAGATTGGTCAACCGGCGGCCCGGATGGCTTGGCACCAGGCCTCTGTAGTATAGAGCGGTGGAACTGCCCCCGTCAAGGTTGATTGCGTCAACCGCGCCGAGGTCTCTCATTATCCTCGCCATCTTGCTCAGGTACACCGGGCTGTTGACCGTCACGAGGAGCAGCTTGTTGTTCTTGGTCACGCCGACTGCGGCTCGGGCGGCCGCGCGATACATACCCCCGTCCTTGAAGCCCTCGGAGCTTGGAGAGACGTACGCAACGCCTGCGGACACCAGTCTCGGACCGCCGGAGATCACCGACACGTAGCCGGACCAGTCGTCGCGTCTGCCGAGGTAGGTGCGCTTGAACTCGACCTTGTTGTCCCCGGTGAAGCATATTGCGGTACCGACACAGCCAAAGGAGATGGGGTTACTCTCTATGACGAGGTCCGCCACTGGAGTAAGTCCGTTGACGCAGAAGTAGGTGCCGGTTATCGCTGCGGTGGGCTGAAGTCGGAATACCATCGAACCGAAGCCTTCCGACGTCCCAACCCCGTGCCTCGCCAGAGCGGGGGTAACCCTTACGGACTTGGCGTTTAGGTTGGCCGTAATGACGTGAACGGACACGTCGTGCAACCAGCGCTTCTGGTAGGAGATGTTACTCGCCGCGTCGGCCTGCGAGGACGGGCCGACCATGAACGGGCAGATCAGTAGTGCTAGCAGTGTGCGCCGCATATTCGGACCCCCCTTCCACACTTGCGTCGGAATGCCGGGTCCCGCAGCAGCATTCGCCCGACGGCAACCGTTCGGTTGCAGTGAGCCGGATCAAGTGTTTCCTACCTGACCCAGTCATAGTATATCATGAATCGGTCAATAATGCAACATGAAGCTGTCAAACACTGGCTGTGCCGGGCCGTGAGTGCTGAGTGTCTACTGGTCGGAATGCGGTATCATTTCGGCACCTCGACTATCTTCTTTCCGCTCCGTAGAGCGAGCTTCAGGAGCGGAGGGGTTACAAAGGTGGTTACCGCTATGACCGCCACGATCGCGGAGTAGAGATCCTGCTTTATGACTCCATTCGCAAGCCCGAAGCTTGCGAAGATAAGGCCGACCTCACCTCGAGGAATCATCCCGACTCCGACGGCCAGCCTCTTAACTCCTCGGCGGAGGACTCCCAGTCCCGAACAGAGCTTCATAGCAATGGCAATCACGATGAGAGCGCCTGTGAGTGCAAGGACTCCGGCGCTGCCTGACCTTGCGGGGCTGAAAACCATCACATCAACAGAGACCCCCAGCATCACGAAGAATATCGGGACGAAGATGTCTGCCACCGGCTTGATCCGCTCCTGGATGTGGGCCTGGTCCTCTGTCTTCGCGAGTACGAGTCCGGCGGCGAACGCGCCGACTATAGTGGCCAACTTGAGTTGGTGGGCCAGATACGCCATGCCGAATGCGAATATGACCGCGCTGACCGTCAGAGTACCGCGAGTTCGAAGGCGTCTCACTATGTTGAGGACACGGGGAGCCACCGGAACTCCAATCGCGACCGCGCCGATCAGAAAAGCTACGGCGAGAAGCGATATCCTGGCGATTCCCCACGCGGATACGGTGTGAGTCTTGACCAACCCTGCGACAACTGCGAGGATGATCAGGCCGATGACATCGTCAATCACCGCAGCTCCGAGGATAACTTTCGCCTCAGGTGTCCGCAGTCGCCCGATGTCGCTAAGCGTCCTGGCGGTGATGCCTACGCTGGTCGCCGTCAGTGTTGCGCCGATGAAGATGGCCGTCAGGGAGTCAAGGCCGAACCACTGTGCTGCGAGGTATCCGACCACGAACGGCCCGACGACACCGATGACAGCTACCGCAGCGGCTGAGCCGCCCACGCGCAGGAACTCCTCCAGGTCGCTTTCCAGTCCGACCTCGAAGAGCAGGACGATTGCACCGAACTCAGCGAGTACGTGCAGAACGTCGTTTGGTGAGATAAGCCCCAGCACGCTTACTCCGAGTACGACACCGGCAAGTAGCTCTCCCAGCACGGGAGGTTGTCCGAGGCGCTCGGATGCTTCGCCGAAGATCTTCGCCGCAAAGAGCATTATGAGTACTTGCAGTATGACTCGGGCGGGCTCGAGGGTTCCGGCGTGATCCATGCCTGTGTTCCTATGCGGTCTCCGTGGCCTGTTCGGATGACGTGCGCACCAGCAATACGGGTGTGGGGGCGCCTCGAAGCACGCGGTCGGCTACACTGCCGTAGACCCAACGCCGGATGCCGGAGCGGCCGTGTGTGGACATGACGATCAGATCCGCGCTGACTGCCCTGGAATGGTCGCATATCTCGGTGGCCGGATCGCCCTGGTTCACGGTGACGATGATCTCCAGTCCGGTGTGGTCGTGCTGCTCTGCGAGACTCCTCAGGTAGTCGCGGACCTGGGCGACTTCATCGTCAGCGCCGATCGGTACCCCGGCGACGGGTGCGACCACTCCGGGCTGCGGGTATACCTGATAGGACTCCACTACGGCGAAGAGAATCAACTTGGCCTCGAACTTCGCCGCGATGGCCAGGCCGTGGACGAGCGCCATTTCTGCCAGTTCTGAGCCGTCGAGTGTGACCATCACTGTCTTGTACATTGCGTTCGCTCCCCTCCGTTGGGTATTACTCCAATGATGCTCGGGATTCAAGGGATTTCGGCGATCGAGTGAGAACCTCGCAGCCGGATTCCGTGACCAGAACGTCGTCCTCGATTCGAACGCCTCCGAAGCCCGGGATGTATATTCCCGGCTCGACGGTCATCACCATCCCGGCGGCCAGGACGATATCGCTGTCCGGCGCGAGTATTCGCGTGTCGTGTATCTCGAGGCCGAGGCCGTGGCCGAGCGTATGCCCGAAGTTCTCGCCGTATCCCGTGGCCGCGATGTGATCGCGCGCGGCGGCGTCAATCTCCTTGCCTGTAGCTCCGGGCCTGATCTTCTCGATGGCCGCGCTCTGAGCATCGAGCACGATCTGGTAGATCTCCCGCTTCCGAGAATCCGGTGGCCCAAGTACGACCGTCCGCGTAATGTCGGAATGATAGCCGTCAACCCGCGCGCCGAAATCCATCAGGATGAACTCCCCGTCTCGCACAGGCCTGTCCTGAGGC
The sequence above is a segment of the Armatimonadota bacterium genome. Coding sequences within it:
- a CDS encoding phosphodiester glycosidase family protein — protein: MRRTLLALLICPFMVGPSSQADAASNISYQKRWLHDVSVHVITANLNAKSVRVTPALARHGVGTSEGFGSMVFRLQPTAAITGTYFCVNGLTPVADLVIESNPISFGCVGTAICFTGDNKVEFKRTYLGRRDDWSGYVSVISGGPRLVSAGVAYVSPSSEGFKDGGMYRAAARAAVGVTKNNKLLLVTVNSPVYLSKMARIMRDLGAVDAINLDGGSSTALYYRGLVPSHPGRRLTNLLVIYETDEAYAKARDFLNPRPMFATGSSRS
- a CDS encoding cation:proton antiporter, with product MDHAGTLEPARVILQVLIMLFAAKIFGEASERLGQPPVLGELLAGVVLGVSVLGLISPNDVLHVLAEFGAIVLLFEVGLESDLEEFLRVGGSAAAVAVIGVVGPFVVGYLAAQWFGLDSLTAIFIGATLTATSVGITARTLSDIGRLRTPEAKVILGAAVIDDVIGLIILAVVAGLVKTHTVSAWGIARISLLAVAFLIGAVAIGVPVAPRVLNIVRRLRTRGTLTVSAVIFAFGMAYLAHQLKLATIVGAFAAGLVLAKTEDQAHIQERIKPVADIFVPIFFVMLGVSVDVMVFSPARSGSAGVLALTGALIVIAIAMKLCSGLGVLRRGVKRLAVGVGMIPRGEVGLIFASFGLANGVIKQDLYSAIVAVIAVTTFVTPPLLKLALRSGKKIVEVPK
- a CDS encoding universal stress protein → MYKTVMVTLDGSELAEMALVHGLAIAAKFEAKLILFAVVESYQVYPQPGVVAPVAGVPIGADDEVAQVRDYLRSLAEQHDHTGLEIIVTVNQGDPATEICDHSRAVSADLIVMSTHGRSGIRRWVYGSVADRVLRGAPTPVLLVRTSSEQATETA